TAGGAGCCCAGTTGTACCTAAAAAAGTTTTACGAAAGCCACGGTTTTGTACAAACCAGTGAGATGTATCTTGAAGATGATATCCCACACATAGAAATGCAAAAACAGTAAGTTACATTTTTAAGATAGCTTTGTAGGCAGCGGCATCGTTTAAAAGTGTCGTTGCTTTCTTGATTTCGATGTTGTTTTTGGTGTAATATTGGTACAAACCTTCTTGGTATTGAAAACGTTTGATAATTTCATCAACCATTAAGCCCTTGATTTCTTTTTGATGTTTGTCTAGCAATGCATTTTCAGATTTTTGCAAGGCGGTCAATAATTGCTGGTACTCTACTTGAATGGATTCGTCTAGCTTTTCTTTTTTGGCTACAGCCAAAGTATTTTTCAAAGCCAATTCAGTTTCTGTGTCAAAGGAGAATTTTTGAGCTTTTAAATAATTTTTAAAGTCGGTATAATCAGCATCACTAATCACTGGAATTTGATTTCCAAGTGTTGGGTTTTTGTAATAGTAACTGGTAACGTAGTTAAAGATTCCATCGTTTCTTAACAACGCATTAGTGATTGGACTGGATTTCGTTTCGTCAAGGGCAATATCTGGTTGAATACCTCCGCCGTCATACACAGTTCTACCTTTTCGGGTTTTAAAAGCGTTAAAGTTCTTCTCTTCGGTCTTTAAAGCCATTCCGTTTTTGTCTTTTTTAGAATAATCCAATGCCTGAATGCATCGTCCCGAAGGAGTATAGTAGCGCGAAATGGTCACTTTGAGTTGGGTACCATAAGTTAAATCAACAGGACGCTGTACTAGTCCTTTTCCAAAACTACGACTTCCTACCACTACCGCTCGATCTAGATCCTGTAACGCACCTGCAACAATTTCTGAAGCTGAGGCACTACGGCCATTTACCAAAACGATTAATGGAATGTCTAAGTCTACAGGCTCTCTAGTGGTTTTATAAGTGGTATTGTGTTTGTCAATTTTAGACTTTGTGGTGACAATAGTTTCGTTTTTGGCTACAAATAAATTGCAAATATTTACAGCTTCATTCAGTAACCCGCCAGGATTGTCTCTTACATCCAGAATAATGCGTTCAGCACCTTCTTTTTTGAGTTGTTCTAGTGCTTCTTTGGTTTCAAAAGAGGCTTTTTTGTTAAAATGAGACAAGACAATGTAACCCGTTTTATCATCTATTTTTGCAAAAAACGGTACCGATTTAATTTCTACTTCATCCAATATAATTTGTGTGGTATTCGGCTTGCCTTGTCTTAGATATTTTACTGTAATTTTGGTGTTTTTAGAACCCTTGAGTAATTGTGAAGCATCATCCTTGAAATCTGATAAAAGCACATCACCTATTTGAATGATCTCATCACCGGCTTTTAAACCGGCTTTGTCAGCAGGGAAATTTTTATACGGTTCTTTTATTATTAATTTGTCTTCTTTGCGGGTAAGTATGGCACCTATGCCTGTATATTCACCTGTATTGTTGATTTTAAACTTCACAACATCCTGCTCGTTAAAATAGACCGTGTACGGATCTAAATTAGCCAGCATGGCCTTAATGGCTTTGTCCATTAACTCGCCTGGATTAGTCTCATCTACATAATTGCGGTTCAATTCTTTGAAAAGCGTGGTGAAGATTTCGATTTGTTTGGCAATTTCGAAGAAATCATCTTTGAAACTGCTTCCAATGAATAAAAATGCCGAAGCAACAACAGGTAATATGAATTTTTTTTTGAGGAAAGAATACATGTTTTTTATATTTTTTTTGACTTAAATCGTTTTCTAATAAAGTAACCTAAAGCAATCATAATGAGGATAAATGGCCAAATGCTGAGTAAATTGATAAACAAACTCGAAAGACTATTGAACCCTGATTTGATGGCGGTCCAAATTTTTGTTCCATATGATTCGGTAGCGCCACTAGCCTCTGCAACAGATTTATAAAATTCTATGGTTATGGTGCTGTAGGAAACTTGGTTTTGCATGTAGTTCAATTGCCCTTCTTTGGCTTCAATTTCTTCTCGAATAGCCGAAAGTTGTTTTTCAATTTCTAGCATTTCGGTAACCTTGTTTGCTTTTTTCAAAAGTTCTAGATACCGGTTTTCCAATACTTTCTTTGCTTTTAAGCGGGCATCAAGATCTATAAATTCAGCAGTGACATCCTGTGAAGTTATTTCTTTAGTGTCAAAATACGCAACTCCTTTTGAAATCGAAGCTATAAAAACATCAAAGTTTTGGCTTGGTACACGAAGGGTTAGATTTCTAAAAACCGACTCGTAATCTTTACCTTCGCTATCGTTTTGGATCGTTGCTTTACTATTTTTTACTGCATTTTGTATTTGGGTATATGTAGCTTCTAAATCATTGGTTTCAAAACGAAGGTTACCTGTTTTGATGATTTTTTGTTCTGTTTTTTCTTTTTCAGGCGAGTCCATTTTATCAGCATTGTAGTTGCCATTTTGTCCAGATTCTCTTTTTGCAGGAAGTTTAATAGCTGTGATTTTCATATCTAATTCAGCTTCTTCTTTTTTACAACTCCCCAAACACAAGAGTACAAGAATAAATAAGAGTATTGACTTCATAAATAGGTTGTTTTAATGCTAAAAATACAAAAAATAGAATTGCTACTCTTCTTTTTTTATTTGTAGCAAAAACTTTTCAAACAATTGAACAGTTTTAGTATTGATTTCTTGGTAAGTCAAGCGATCCTTGGTTTGATAAAAAAACATGAAGGAATACGGTTGATCAAGATTATCAAGCAACAAATGTTTATTTAGGCGATAGGTTTCGCGCAGTACACGTTTGAAATAATTGCGGTCTACAGCTTTTTTAAAATTCTTTTTAGATACGGAAACGCCTATTTTTATTTTTTCATTTTCGCCAAAAGTACCTGTTTTGTATACCAATCGCAACGGATATTTGGATACGGATTTACCCTCAGTAAATAATAAACCAATGGTTATTTTGCTTTTTAGTTTTTCGGTTTTAGGGTACTTGAAATTCATATATAGGGAACGTATTTTGGATAGCAAAGGTACAATTAAAGCTGTTTTTTGCGACTTTTTCTAGATGAAATACCGCTAAAAATATATTTATTACTTTTGCAGAAATTTTTTAAGCATGCAAAAAATAATTTCATACCCTATATCTGTTGTTTATTATCTCTGTTTTAGTCTAACATTGCTTGTTTTTCATCCTATTCAATGGATTTGTTTCAACGTTTTTGGCTATCAAGCGCATAAAAAGAGTGTGGATTATTTGAATTTTTTCTTGGTAAAATGCACTAATTTGCTTGGAACTACGTATACTTTTACAAATAGAGATATCATCCCAAAGGATGTACCCTTGATTTTTGTGTGCAACCATCAAAGTATGTACGATATTATTGCAATGATTTGGTATTTTAGACGGTTTCATTGTAAATTTGTGAGTAAGAAAGAATTAGGTAAAGGAATACCAAGTGTATCCTATAATTTACGCCATGGAGGATCTGTACTTATAGATAGAAAAGATCCCAAACAAGCCATTCCTGCTATAAGAAGTTTATCAGAGTATATAGAAAAGCATAAGCGTTCTGCCGTTATTTTTCCAGAAGGAACCCGAAGTAAAACAGGGAAACCAAAAGAGTTTTCACAAACAGGATTAAAAATGCTGTGCAAGAGTGCTCCATCGGCCTACGTAGTTCCGGTTAGCATTAACAACTCTTGGAAAATGGTTAAATTTGGTTTTTTCCCCGTAGGTTTAGGAAATCATCTTACCTTTGTAGTGCACGAACCGCTTGCTGTAAGCGAATATGATTTTGCTGATTTGATGGTGAAAACTGAATCAGCCATTGTGAATGGAATAAAAATTTAATTTATATAAAATGTCAATAAAAAACATTCGATTAGAAGTAATGCAGTTTTTAGAGAAAAACGTAGATAGCTTTGTCGATCAGTATCTTATTCCTGTTGAAAAGATATGGCAACCAACAGATTTTTTGCCAGATTCCCAGAGTGATACTTTTTTTGATGAAGTAAAAGAACTACGTGAAATTGCTAAAGATTTGCCTTATGATTTCTGGGTAACACTAGTAGGTGATACCATTACAGAGGAAGCGTTGCCTACCTATGAGTCTTGGCTTATGGATGTAGAAGGAATAGATAATGTAGAGCGCAACGGATGGTCTAAATGGATCAGACAATGGACAGGTGAGGAAAATCGCCATGGTGATTTATTAAATAAATATTTGTACTTATCTGGTAGAGTGAACATGCGCGAAGTAGAAATGACTACACAGCACTTGATCAATGATGGTTTTGATATTGGTACTGGAAGAGATCCTTATAAGAACTTTATCTACACTAGTTTTCAAGAACTAGCTACCTATGTTTCACATAACAGAGTAGCTCAAATAGCTAAAAAATACGGAGACAACAAACTTTCTAAAATGTGCAAAATGATTGCAGGCGATGAAATGCGCCACCATCATGCATATAGTGAGTTTGTAAACCGAATTTTCCAAATTGACCCAAGCGAAATGATGCTTGCGTTTCAATACATGATGAAAGCAAAAATTGTGATGCCGGCTCATTTCTTGAGAGAATCTGGTGAAAAAATAAGCTCAGCTTTTGAACAGTTTTCTGATTCTGCACAGCGTATAGGGGTATATACCGCAGTAGACTATGTTGAAATTATGCAAAAATTAATTGACAAGTGGGAAATTGATAAAATAGGTGGTTTAACAGATGAAGCTGAAAAAGCACGTGACTATTTGATGAAATTACCTGCTAGAATGGCCAAAATCTCTGAGCGTTTGGTAATTCCTCAAGAATCTCATATTTTCAAATGGGTTGAGCCTGCCTTAATACGCTAATTCATTCCTGCGAAAACCCAATACAAATGTTGGATTTTAAAGTTTTAAAGCTTTAAAGTTCAACATTTTTTTTAAAAACAAAAGATACAATGACAAATCCTGATTTGATAAACAAGACAATTCTTTTTGTAAAAGAAGAATTAAAAAATGCCGAGGGCGGACACGATTGGTTTCATATCGAAAGAGTGTTTAAAAATACAGTGCTAATTGCAAGTACGGAAACTTGTGATAGTACTGTTGCCCAGCTTGGTGCGTTGCTACATGATATTGCCGATAGTAAATTTCACGATGGGGATGAAACGGTAGGGCCTAGAGTTGCTCGAAAATTTTTAGAATCGGAACATGTTGAAGAGGAAATTATTGCACATGTGGTTCAAATTATTGAAAACATCTCCTATAAAGGTGGTAATGTTGAACGAAAGTTTTCCTCCATTGAACTAGATGTAGTTCAGGATGCGGATCGTTTAGATGCCATAGGAGCCATAGGAATTGCCAGAGCATTCAATTATGGAGGTTTTAAAAATAGAGCGCTGTATGACCCTGAAATAGCTCCAAATACCAACATGACTAAGGAAGAATACAAAAAGAATGATGCTCCAACAATAAATCATTTTTACGAAAAGCTTTTGCTCTTAAAAGATAAAATGAATACCGAAACGGGAAAGAAGATTGCCCAAGAAAGACATCAATACATGGAAGGTTTTCTAGCTCAGTTTTATGCAGAATGGGAAGGGGAGAAGTAAGTTAGCAGTTTTCAGTGTACAGTTTACAGTTTTTGAGATTGTTATCCTTCAAAAAAATAAAACTCAAGCTTAAATGATATGCAATCCATTACGAGCTCTGTTTAACAAATGCTGGTTTTCAAGTCGAAAACCAGCATTTGTTATCAAAAAATTTATGCTGAAATCCCTTTTTCTTTCATTTCTAGAATCACATCTGATGCGTTTTTAAAGGTAGGTGCTTGCTCAATGATAGTTCCTACTCTTTTTTTATTGAGTTTAAACGTTATGTCATTTTCTGTGGTGAAGAGTAAAGCCGTCAAAAAAGGGTTGTTCATATACGGAGTCAATACAATATACGCCTCATCAAGGGTATGGAAACTTTCTATTTCTTCGGTTTTGTAGCGCGCCGTTATGGATATACAAAACACATCGTTTTCTTGTAAAAATGGACGTAGATAAATATTTTTCAGTTCTGTATCACCAATGGTTTTGGCTAGTGTTAACTTTGCATACGTATAGTTATCGATACTTTCTTTTACTTTTTCCCAGAACAGATCAAATACAGGTTGGAAGGACATAATTAGAATTTAAAGAGTGAGATAATCACAAATGAAATGCAAAACTAAGCCTTGTGAGGCAAACAAATCCTTTTTGTGAAAAAAATTATTTAAAACAAGGTGTGTTTAAACTAAAAAGAGAACCAATCTGGTTCTCTCTTATTTTTATTTTCCAGTAAAAACTGCTTTTCTTTTTTCTAAGAAAGCCGTTGTTCCTTCTTTAAAATCTTCGGTTCCAAAACATTTCCCAAAGGATTTGATCTCTGTTTCGTATCCGTTTTTACCTTCTTTGAAATTAGCATTAACCGCTTTTATGGCTTTGCCAATAGCGTATGGAGAGTTCTTAATTATCGTATTGGCTATATTGGTGCAAAATTCTATTAGTTCGTTTTCTGGAACCACATGGTTTACTAAGCCTATTCTGTGAGCTTCATCTGCAGTAACCATTCCAGCAGTCATAATCATTTCCATAGCGCGGCCTTTTCCTACTAGTTGTGGTAGGCGTTGTGTTCCTCCGTATCCAGGAATCACTCCTAGCGATACTTCTGGTAATCCCATCTTGGCATTTTCTGAGGCCACTCTAAAATGGCATGACATGGCCAATTCTAATCCACCACCTAGTGCAAAACCATTTACTGCGGCAATAACAGGTGTTTTTAAATTTTCGATGAAATCAAATAATTTTTCTTGACCTTCAGCTGCAAGTTGGGATCCTTGCTCTATGGAGAAATTTGCAAATTCTGAAATATCAGCTCCTGCTACAAAAGCTTTTTCGCCACTTCCTGTTAAAATAATAGCACGAATCTCATTGTTTTTTGACAATAATTTAAAGGCTTTGTTCAAATCAGAAATGGTTGCCACATTCAATGCATTCAACTTTGTAGGTCTATTGATGGTTACAGTAGCAATGTTTTCTTGGGTAGTAACCAAAATATTTTCGTAGTTCATAAGTGTTTTTTAAGAGTTTATGATGGGGAGCGACACAATGAATGTGGTTCCTTTGCCAAATTCAGATTCAAAGATAATCGTTCCTTTGTAATTTTCGATAATGTTTTTTATAATTCCTAAACCAAGACCCATCCCGCTACTTTTGGTGGTAAATTTAGGTTCAAAAATCCTATGTGCATCGCTGGCTTGTATTCCTATCCCGTTATCTGATACGGTTATGAGTACGTTATTGTCTTCTTTTTTTATTTTTACGAGAACCTTTTTAAATTCTTGTTGCTCCGGTATAGATTGAATAGCGTTTTTGGCAAGATTGGTAATAACTCGAATCAATTGTGTACGGTCAATTTTTGAGATAATCTCTGGAGACTCGCTTTGAAATTCAACATAATCTTCATTAAAAATATCCATGGTAAGCTCCACAACTTCAACTACATTCAGGGTTTCATTTTGTTGGGCAGGCATGGAGGCAAAGTTAGAAAAGGCCGAAGCTACCGCACTCATGGTGTCAATTTGTTGAATGAGCGTTTCAGAGTAGTCGTTCATTTTCTGTTTTACATTGGGATCCAATGGGTCAAACTTGCGTTGAAAACTTTGAACTGTTAGTCTCATTGGCGTAAGCGGATTTTTGATTTCATGGGCTACTTGTTTTGCCATTTCTCTCCAGGCTTCTTCGCGCTCACTTTGTGCTAGTTTGATGGCACTTTTCTCCAGTTCATCTACCATGGCATTATACGCCTTGATGAGTAAATTAATTTCTTTGCTATTGGCCTCTAAAACAATTTTTTCGTTTTTTTGGTTTAAACTGGTTTCACTTAATTTATCCGAAATGGTTTTTAAAGATTTTGTAATATAGGACGATAAAAAGTACGCTAGTGCAAAGGCCATGAGCAACATGAAAGCGTACACCTGACCAAGTCTTACTAAGAAATTTTTAAGTTCATTTTCATAATATCCATCGTCTTCTACATAAGGCAAGTTTAAAATCCCGAGTGGCTTGAATTTGTCATCTTTGATTTGGCTAAAAGCCGAACGATTTTTTTTGCCGTCAATAGTTTTGATGTCTACATACCTTTTTTCAATGGAGGAACGCACCAGTTTCAAAATGTATTTGGGTACTGGTGGCGCTACTTTATCAACTGAGAATGATTCCTTGGAAGATTTTAATAACTGACCGTTAAGGCTGTAGATATTAATTTCGACATTATGAATGTGTGCCAATTCATGAATTTTATCCTTAAAAATGAGGTCTAGGTTTGCTGCTGTTAAAGGATAAGTAGTAGTTGAAAGAATAAAATTGATGTGCTGTTTAACCGCATTTTCGTTCCGTTCCAGTCGCTCTTGGTGGTATTCTTTGGCTTCGTTTTTAAATTGAATGATCGAAATCGAGGCTAATATAACGGAGGCCATCAATATCAATACAATCATGGACAGGAAAATCCTAATCCGCAAGGAAAGCATTGCTATTTTGAAGCTTTTGAACATGGTTTTTAGTTTACAGTCTCAGTCTCAGTACCGGTTGGGAACTGAAAATACAGCTATTTTCTTTCTCTAATTTTTTTGTAAAACTGGAAACCCAGCATTAAAATGACAGAGAACAAAATGATCCCAATTACTCCGTAAATCCAATTGAATGCATTTTTTAAAATCACTAAAAATACTACGGCAAAAAGTATAATTGTGGCGCCTTCGTTCCATAATCGCATAAAATTAGAGGTGTATCTCACTTCGTTTCGTTGCAATTGATTAAAGATTTGGTGGCATTTGGCATGGTACAAATACAATAAAAACACAAATCCTAGTTTGACATGCATCCAAGGCATTTGGAGCCACGCCCGACCTAAATCTGTAAAAAACAACATCCAAAATGCAAATATACTGGCTAATATTGCCGATGGCCAAGTTATGATGTACCACATGCGATACGTCATTATTTTGTATTGGTTTTGTAAAATCTCTTTTTCGGGTGAAGGTTTGTCTGCAGCTTCAATTTGGTAAACAAATAGGCGAACAATATTAAAAAGCCCCACAAACCAAGTAATTACAAAGATGAGGTGTAATGATTTTATGTAATTATAGTATTCCATCGTTAGTTTGAATCAGTTTTGTATTCATTTCTTTTTTTAATAAATAGCCAGTTAATGCTGTTGATAAAACATCAGCAATGGGAAAAGCAATCCATACGCCAAAAATACCTAAAAAATTTGGTAGAATGAGCACTAGCGGGATGAGGAAAAATCCTTGTTTGCTTAACGTTAAAAGTAATGCTTTTTTGGCATTGCCAATTGCTTGAAAATAAGCAGCACCAATCAGTTGAATGGCAATAACAGGTGAAGCTGCAAAAACCCAGCGCAAGGCATTGGGCGTTTGGGCTATAACTTCTGGATCAGTGGTAAAAACAGATACGATTGGTTGAGCAAATACCAAGATGACCACAAATATTATTGAAGCTAAAACCGCTGCGTATAAAATGGATAACTGAACACTCTCCTTAACACGAGCAAAATTAGAAGCTCCATAATTGTAACCCGCAATAGGCAAAAATCCTTGTGTGATTCCAAGTATAGGAAACAAAGCAAACATTAACATTCTGCTGATAATCCCATAAATGGCTACGGAGTGTTCTCCGCCATAGGTGTACAAAGTGTGGTTTAATAGTATGGATAAAAGACTAACGACACCTTGACGGGAAAACGTAACAATGCTTAGGGAAGTTATTTGCTTGACAATGGATGCGTCGAATAAAAAATGTTTGATTTGCAGTTGCAATTGAC
This portion of the Flavobacterium sp. CECT 9288 genome encodes:
- a CDS encoding S41 family peptidase, producing the protein MYSFLKKKFILPVVASAFLFIGSSFKDDFFEIAKQIEIFTTLFKELNRNYVDETNPGELMDKAIKAMLANLDPYTVYFNEQDVVKFKINNTGEYTGIGAILTRKEDKLIIKEPYKNFPADKAGLKAGDEIIQIGDVLLSDFKDDASQLLKGSKNTKITVKYLRQGKPNTTQIILDEVEIKSVPFFAKIDDKTGYIVLSHFNKKASFETKEALEQLKKEGAERIILDVRDNPGGLLNEAVNICNLFVAKNETIVTTKSKIDKHNTTYKTTREPVDLDIPLIVLVNGRSASASEIVAGALQDLDRAVVVGSRSFGKGLVQRPVDLTYGTQLKVTISRYYTPSGRCIQALDYSKKDKNGMALKTEEKNFNAFKTRKGRTVYDGGGIQPDIALDETKSSPITNALLRNDGIFNYVTSYYYKNPTLGNQIPVISDADYTDFKNYLKAQKFSFDTETELALKNTLAVAKKEKLDESIQVEYQQLLTALQKSENALLDKHQKEIKGLMVDEIIKRFQYQEGLYQYYTKNNIEIKKATTLLNDAAAYKAILKM
- a CDS encoding DUF4349 domain-containing protein, with translation MKSILLFILVLLCLGSCKKEEAELDMKITAIKLPAKRESGQNGNYNADKMDSPEKEKTEQKIIKTGNLRFETNDLEATYTQIQNAVKNSKATIQNDSEGKDYESVFRNLTLRVPSQNFDVFIASISKGVAYFDTKEITSQDVTAEFIDLDARLKAKKVLENRYLELLKKANKVTEMLEIEKQLSAIREEIEAKEGQLNYMQNQVSYSTITIEFYKSVAEASGATESYGTKIWTAIKSGFNSLSSLFINLLSIWPFILIMIALGYFIRKRFKSKKI
- the rnpA gene encoding ribonuclease P protein component; translated protein: MNFKYPKTEKLKSKITIGLLFTEGKSVSKYPLRLVYKTGTFGENEKIKIGVSVSKKNFKKAVDRNYFKRVLRETYRLNKHLLLDNLDQPYSFMFFYQTKDRLTYQEINTKTVQLFEKFLLQIKKEE
- a CDS encoding 1-acyl-sn-glycerol-3-phosphate acyltransferase; its protein translation is MQKIISYPISVVYYLCFSLTLLVFHPIQWICFNVFGYQAHKKSVDYLNFFLVKCTNLLGTTYTFTNRDIIPKDVPLIFVCNHQSMYDIIAMIWYFRRFHCKFVSKKELGKGIPSVSYNLRHGGSVLIDRKDPKQAIPAIRSLSEYIEKHKRSAVIFPEGTRSKTGKPKEFSQTGLKMLCKSAPSAYVVPVSINNSWKMVKFGFFPVGLGNHLTFVVHEPLAVSEYDFADLMVKTESAIVNGIKI
- a CDS encoding acyl-ACP desaturase; this encodes MSIKNIRLEVMQFLEKNVDSFVDQYLIPVEKIWQPTDFLPDSQSDTFFDEVKELREIAKDLPYDFWVTLVGDTITEEALPTYESWLMDVEGIDNVERNGWSKWIRQWTGEENRHGDLLNKYLYLSGRVNMREVEMTTQHLINDGFDIGTGRDPYKNFIYTSFQELATYVSHNRVAQIAKKYGDNKLSKMCKMIAGDEMRHHHAYSEFVNRIFQIDPSEMMLAFQYMMKAKIVMPAHFLRESGEKISSAFEQFSDSAQRIGVYTAVDYVEIMQKLIDKWEIDKIGGLTDEAEKARDYLMKLPARMAKISERLVIPQESHIFKWVEPALIR
- a CDS encoding HD domain-containing protein, with the translated sequence MTNPDLINKTILFVKEELKNAEGGHDWFHIERVFKNTVLIASTETCDSTVAQLGALLHDIADSKFHDGDETVGPRVARKFLESEHVEEEIIAHVVQIIENISYKGGNVERKFSSIELDVVQDADRLDAIGAIGIARAFNYGGFKNRALYDPEIAPNTNMTKEEYKKNDAPTINHFYEKLLLLKDKMNTETGKKIAQERHQYMEGFLAQFYAEWEGEK
- a CDS encoding enoyl-CoA hydratase/isomerase family protein, with the translated sequence MNYENILVTTQENIATVTINRPTKLNALNVATISDLNKAFKLLSKNNEIRAIILTGSGEKAFVAGADISEFANFSIEQGSQLAAEGQEKLFDFIENLKTPVIAAVNGFALGGGLELAMSCHFRVASENAKMGLPEVSLGVIPGYGGTQRLPQLVGKGRAMEMIMTAGMVTADEAHRIGLVNHVVPENELIEFCTNIANTIIKNSPYAIGKAIKAVNANFKEGKNGYETEIKSFGKCFGTEDFKEGTTAFLEKRKAVFTGK
- a CDS encoding PAS domain-containing sensor histidine kinase; protein product: MFKSFKIAMLSLRIRIFLSMIVLILMASVILASISIIQFKNEAKEYHQERLERNENAVKQHINFILSTTTYPLTAANLDLIFKDKIHELAHIHNVEINIYSLNGQLLKSSKESFSVDKVAPPVPKYILKLVRSSIEKRYVDIKTIDGKKNRSAFSQIKDDKFKPLGILNLPYVEDDGYYENELKNFLVRLGQVYAFMLLMAFALAYFLSSYITKSLKTISDKLSETSLNQKNEKIVLEANSKEINLLIKAYNAMVDELEKSAIKLAQSEREEAWREMAKQVAHEIKNPLTPMRLTVQSFQRKFDPLDPNVKQKMNDYSETLIQQIDTMSAVASAFSNFASMPAQQNETLNVVEVVELTMDIFNEDYVEFQSESPEIISKIDRTQLIRVITNLAKNAIQSIPEQQEFKKVLVKIKKEDNNVLITVSDNGIGIQASDAHRIFEPKFTTKSSGMGLGLGIIKNIIENYKGTIIFESEFGKGTTFIVSLPIINS
- a CDS encoding CopD family protein; the encoded protein is MEYYNYIKSLHLIFVITWFVGLFNIVRLFVYQIEAADKPSPEKEILQNQYKIMTYRMWYIITWPSAILASIFAFWMLFFTDLGRAWLQMPWMHVKLGFVFLLYLYHAKCHQIFNQLQRNEVRYTSNFMRLWNEGATIILFAVVFLVILKNAFNWIYGVIGIILFSVILMLGFQFYKKIRERK
- a CDS encoding MATE family efflux transporter, which produces MNTSTDELGTQPIKKLLIKQAVPSSIGILFMSVNILIDTIFVGQWIGSLAIAAVTVVLPITFLISSLGMAIGVGGGSVLSRALGANNKEKALQTFGNQITMTFILASVFVVFGLVFSDEMLLLFGAKGAIFKPAQEFYFPIIISVPFLALCMMGNNVIRAEGKAKFAMVAMIIPAFVNIALDILFIKYLDMGIFGAALATAISYTTCFLFVVWYFVFKSQLQLQIKHFLFDASIVKQITSLSIVTFSRQGVVSLLSILLNHTLYTYGGEHSVAIYGIISRMLMFALFPILGITQGFLPIAGYNYGASNFARVKESVQLSILYAAVLASIIFVVILVFAQPIVSVFTTDPEVIAQTPNALRWVFAASPVIAIQLIGAAYFQAIGNAKKALLLTLSKQGFFLIPLVLILPNFLGIFGVWIAFPIADVLSTALTGYLLKKEMNTKLIQTNDGIL